A window of the Brassica napus cultivar Da-Ae chromosome C5, Da-Ae, whole genome shotgun sequence genome harbors these coding sequences:
- the LOC106427085 gene encoding leucine-rich repeat receptor-like protein kinase PEPR2 has protein sequence MMNLGLLGITLLCCLFVSFRVDYVSSLNSEGLALLLLLSHFDQVPPEVNSTWKENTSDTTPCNNWFGVVCDDDSGNVKTLNLSGSEVSGQLGSEIGELKSLITLDLSNNSFSGRLPSGLRNCTSLQYLDLSENGFSGEIPVTFGSLKNLTYLYLTSNSFSGELPESLFQLPLLQVLNLDRNNLTGLIPASVGGLKDLSDLTLSYNDLSGPIPESIGNCSKLEYLYLHENKLNGSLPESLNLLKNLSEVFVTNNSLGGKLRFGSRNCKNLVTLELSYNHFEGGVTPELGNCSNLDSLLIIKCNLTGNIPSSLGLLKKVTVINLSENRLSGNIPHELGNCSSLQTLKLNHNQLQGQIPSALGKLKKLQSLELFYNKLSGEIPISIWKIQSLTQMLIYNNTLTGELPVEVTELKHLKKLMMFNNSFYGGIPMSLGVNRSLEEVDLVGNRFTGEIPPNLCHGQKLRFFNLGSNQLHGKIPLSVGQCKTLERIWLGGNKLSGVLPEFPEAHSLQHVDFKGNSFEGSIPRSLGSCKNLLTIDLSRNRLSGLIPPELGNLQNLGRLYLSHNHLEGLLPSQLSGCVRILEFDVGSNSLTGSVPSSFRSWTSLTTLVLSDNRFSGAIPTFLAELGRLSDLRLAQNGFGGEIPPLVGLLKSLRYGLDLSGNGFIGEIPATLGGLVNLQRLNISNNKLTGSLSALQSLSLLQLDVSFNQLKGPIPEKLINISSTFSGNPNLCIQPFYSVSSVLRKEFKTCKGQAKLSTWKIALIAVGSFLSALGLLFALVLVFLFCKRGVKTEDTPVLVDEEEGLSLLLNKVLTATDNLDDKYIIGRGAHGVVYKALLAPGEEYAVKKLIFAESVRANQNMKREIETIGQVRHRNLVRLERFWIRKENGLMLYKYMPNGSLYDVLHRSNQGETGLDWSTRFNIALGIAHGLEYLHHDCHPPIIHRDIKPENILMDSEMEPHIGDFGLARILDDSTISTATITGTTGYIAPENAYKTVRCKESDVYSYGVVLLELITGKRAVDRSFPEETDIVSWVKSVLSSYEDDDDYTVSQIVDPKLVDELLDTKLREQAILVTDLALVCTDKRPENRPSMRDVVKELTDVKDLVRSTSGSVQ, from the exons ATGATGAATCTTGGGTTACTTGGCATTACTCTGCTTTGCTGTCTCTTTGTCTCTTTCCgtgttgattatgtctcctcTCTAAACTCGGAAGGTTTGGCTTTGCTTTTGCTTCTCAGTCACTTCGACCAAGTACCACCTGAAGTCAATTCCACGTGGAAGGAGAACACATCTGATACCACTCCGTGTAATAACTGGTTTGGTGTCGTTTGTGATGATGACTCAGGTAACGTCAAGACTCTTAATCTAAGCGGGTCTGAGGTTTCGGGCCAATTAGGCTCTGAAATAGGGGAGCTTAAGAGCTTGATCACTCTGGATCTGAGTAACAATAGTTTCTCTGGTCGGTTGCCTTCCGGTTTACGAAACTGTACTTCACTTCAGTACTTGGATTTGTCTGAAAATGGGTTTTCCGGAGAGATTCCAGTTACTTTTGGCAGCTTGAAGAATTTGACTTATCTGTATCTCACTTCAAACTCCTTCAGTGGCGAGTTGCCTGAGTCCTTGTTCCAGCTTCCCTTGTTACAAGTGCTGAATCTTGACCGCAACAATCTTACCGGTCTGATTCCTGCAAGTGTTGGTGGGTTGAAAGATCTTTCAGATCTGACCTTGTCTTATAATGACTTGTCTGGTCCCATCCCTGAGTCCATTGGGAACTGCAGTAAGCTGGAGTATCTGTACTTGCACGAGAACAAGCTTAATGGTTCGTTACCGGAAAGTCTCAACCTGCTCAAGAATCTCAGCGAAGTGTTTGTCACCAACAACAGCCTTGGAGGGAAGCTTCGTTTCGGTTCAAGAAACTGCAAGAACTTGGTGACCTTGGAACTGTCATACAATCATTTCGAAGGTGGTGTTACTCCTGAACTTGGCAACTGCAGTAACCTTGACTCTTTACTCATCATCAAATGCAACTTGACTGGTAACATTCCATCATCATTGGGTTTGTTAAAGAAGGTTACTGTTATTAACCTCAGCGAGAATCGTCTCTCTGGAAACATCCCTCATGAGCTAGGGAACTGCAGCAGCTTACAAACCTTGAAGCTGAACCACAACCAGCTCCAAGGACAGATACCCTCTGCATTGGGTAAGCTAAAGAAGTTACAAAGCCTAGAGCTTTTCTATAATAAGCTGTCTGGTGAGATTCCTATCAGCATATGGAAGATTCAGAGTCTGACGCAGATGCTCATTTACAACAACACTCTCACCGGAGAACTACCCGTTGAAGTCACCGAGCTAAAGCATCTTAAGAAGCTTATGATGTTTAACAACAGCTTTTATGGAGGGATACCTATGAGTTTGGGCGTGAACAGAAGCTTAGAGGAGGTGGATCTTGTTGGTAACAGATTTACAGGGGAGATACCTCCTAATCTCTGCCATGGACAGAAGTTGAGGTTTTTTAACTTGGGTTCTAATCAGCTTCATGGGAAGATACCACTGTCTGTTGGTCAGTGTAAGACCCTCGAGAGAATCTGGCTTGGAGGAAACAAGCTTTCTGGTGTTCTTCCTGAGTTTCCTGAGGCTCATAGTCTTCAGCATGTAGACTTCAAAGGCAACAGCTTTGAAGGATCAATCCCTCGAAGCTTGGGAAGCTGCAAGAATCTCCTGACAATCGACCTCTCTCGAAACAGACTCTCTGGTCTGATACCTCCAGAGTTGGGAAATCTACAAAACCTCGGACGGTTGTATCTTTCACATAATCATCTAGAAGGTCTTCTTCCATCTCAGCTATCTGGCTGTGTGAGGATTCTTGAGTTTGATGTCGGTTCCAACTCACTGACCGGTTCTGTTCCATCGAGTTTCAGAAGCTGGACAAGCTTGACTACTTTGGTTCTCAGCGATAATCGGTTTTCAGGAGCCATTCCCACGTTCTTGGCAGAGCTTGGACGTCTCTCAGATCTCCGGTTAGCTCAGAATGGATTTGGAGGTGAGATTCCTCCCTTGGTTGGGTTGTTAAAGAGTCTGCGTTATGGTTTAGACCTCAGTGGAAACGGATTCATTGGTGAGATTCCAGCCACTCTGGGAGGTCTTGTCAATCTCCAAAGGCTCAACATCTCCAACAATAAGTTGACAGGGTCTTTATCAGCTCTTCAAAGTCTTAGTTTATTACAGCTTGATGTCTCGTTCAATCAGCTCAAGGGTCCAATACCGGAAAAGCTGATAAACATTTCATCAACATTTTCTGGAAATCCAAACCTGTGCATTCAACCATTTTACTCAGTAAGTTCAGTGCTCCGTAAAGAGTTTAAAACTTGCAAAGGTCAAGCCAAACTTAGCACCTGGAAGATCGCTCTTATAGCAGTCGGTTCCTTTCTATCTGCACTGGGTTTGCTTTTTGCTCTAGTTTTGGTTTTTCTCTTCTGCAAAAGAGGAGTCAAGACAGAAGATACTCCTGTCCTCGTCGACGAGGAAGAAGGCCTTTCCTTGCTGCTTAACAAAGTTCTCACAGCCACTGACAATCTAGACGACAAGTACATCATCGGAAGAGGAGCTCACGGAGTTGTTTACAAAGCCTTATTAGCCCCAGGAGAAGAATACGCCGTGAAGAAACTCATCTTTGCTGAAAGCGTACGTGCAAACCAAAATATGAAGAGGGAGATCGAGACGATCGGGCAAGTTAGGCACAGAAACCTCGTTCGGTTGGAAAGGTTTTGGATCAGGAAAGAAAATGGCCTGATGCTGTACAAGTACATGCCCAATGGAAGCCTATACGATGTTCTGCACAGAAGTAATCAAGGAGAAACAGGTCTTGACTGGTCTACAAGGTTTAACATAGCTCTTGGGATTGCACACGGGCTAGAGTATCTACACCATGACTGTCATCCACCAATTATCCACCGTGACATCAAACCAGAGAACATACTCATGGACTCGGAGATGGAGCCTCACATTGGAGATTTCGGATTGGCTAGGATTCTAGATGACTCTACTATTTCAACAGCCACCATCACAGGCACCACTGGTTACATTGCACCAG AAAATGCGTACAAGACAGTGAGATGCAAGGAATCAGATGTTTATAGTTATGGAGTTGTTTTGCTCGAGCTGATAACGGGAAAGAGAGCAGTCGACCGATCTTTCCCTGAGGAGACTGATATTGTGAGCTGGGTCAAGTCTGTGTTAAGCAGCTACGAGGATGACGATGATTATACTGTTAGTCAAATCGTTGATCCAAAGCTTGTGGATGAGCTTCTGGATACAAAGCTTAGAGAACAGGCAATTCTGGTTACAGACTTGGCGCTTGTGTGTACAGACAAAAGGCCAGAGAACAGACCGTCAATGAGAGACGTGGTGAAAGAGTTGACTGATGTGAAAGATCTTGTAAGAAGCACTTCTGGTTCTGTTCAATAA